Proteins from a genomic interval of Desulfurobacterium sp. TC5-1:
- a CDS encoding flagellar biosynthetic protein FliR, whose product MNGFITPSQIGGFFAVLSRLGAFFMAFPFINTSMVPVNVRVILIVSLSFFVSMIVNVQVPIEHYTLIDMAAMVLKEVFIGLSFALVTAIFIGIVSYAAELISYSMGLTVANMFDPTFGVISVLDRLYILLFYLVFFITGSYRLLIGAAIASFKVIPAGKVVPFSAGRIFEFLITKAALLFSLAFKLAFPVMLTLFVTNLALALINRLIPQINVFIVGLPLQIFVGLFALIVGFSAIVYAISSLVEMLTSNLFTLIKLFGG is encoded by the coding sequence ATGAACGGATTTATTACGCCCTCTCAGATAGGTGGTTTCTTCGCTGTTTTGTCCAGGCTGGGTGCTTTTTTTATGGCTTTTCCTTTTATTAATACTTCTATGGTTCCTGTAAATGTAAGAGTTATTCTTATTGTTTCACTGTCATTTTTTGTTTCTATGATAGTTAACGTTCAGGTTCCGATAGAACACTATACACTTATTGATATGGCGGCTATGGTTTTAAAGGAAGTTTTTATAGGTCTCTCTTTTGCCCTTGTTACGGCGATTTTTATAGGAATTGTTTCCTATGCGGCGGAGCTTATCAGTTATTCAATGGGCTTAACAGTCGCCAACATGTTTGATCCGACGTTTGGTGTTATTTCTGTTCTTGATAGACTCTATATTCTGCTTTTTTATCTTGTTTTTTTCATTACGGGAAGCTACAGGCTTTTAATAGGTGCAGCGATAGCCAGTTTTAAAGTTATTCCCGCCGGGAAAGTGGTTCCATTCAGCGCAGGCAGAATTTTTGAATTTTTGATTACAAAGGCGGCTCTGCTTTTTTCTTTAGCTTTTAAGTTAGCTTTTCCTGTAATGCTTACGCTTTTTGTTACGAACCTTGCCCTTGCCCTTATAAACAGGTTAATTCCTCAGATAAACGTTTTTATAGTGGGGCTTCCACTTCAAATATTTGTTGGCCTTTTTGCTCTTATCGTTGGTTTTTCAGCTATAGTCTATGCTATAAGTTCACTTGTTGAAATGCTTACATCCAATTTGTTTACACTTATTAAGCTGTTTGGCGGTTGA
- a CDS encoding flagellar basal body-associated protein FliL yields MAEEEKQEQVPAEGEQQQGGGKKKLILLVVLLLVLGGGGFAAYKFIFAKNQKVSQEKQTQKIIEEIKATENVGIMFDLGTFTVNLADKDIERYLRISIILELKNQKVQQEVEKRLPEIKDAIITLLLTKRSSDLKTPEGIEFLKEEIAKRVNAILPLGGVKNVYFTDFIIQTG; encoded by the coding sequence ATGGCGGAAGAGGAAAAGCAGGAGCAGGTTCCGGCTGAAGGTGAGCAGCAGCAGGGTGGTGGCAAGAAAAAGCTAATTCTTCTTGTTGTTTTGCTTCTTGTTTTAGGTGGTGGCGGTTTTGCCGCTTATAAATTTATTTTTGCCAAAAATCAGAAAGTTTCTCAGGAGAAGCAGACACAGAAGATAATAGAGGAGATTAAAGCCACCGAAAATGTCGGGATAATGTTTGACCTCGGCACTTTTACGGTTAACCTTGCAGATAAAGATATAGAGAGATACCTAAGGATTTCTATTATACTTGAGCTTAAAAATCAGAAAGTTCAGCAGGAGGTGGAGAAGCGACTTCCTGAAATAAAGGATGCAATAATAACACTTCTTTTGACGAAACGTTCATCCGATCTAAAGACTCCGGAAGGTATAGAATTTTTGAAAGAAGAGATAGCCAAGAGAGTAAACGCCATACTTCCCCTTGGTGGTGTTAAAAATGTTTACTTTACTGACTTTATAATTCAGACGGGATAG
- a CDS encoding FlgD immunoglobulin-like domain containing protein has product MDISGITYNPDAQQVKIVDANYDNSKMSQEDFLKVLLADLQWQDPLQAEDISDFIDNTVKLEELQTYDDFETSVKQLLEANQSNALLTASSLIGKVVKYEGNRTYIEGGSGYAEIKLDSAADTVKVNILDSAGNVVDSETLYNLQGGVSYPISIDNPSLPDGYYTVSVEATSGGNPVDATVISQALVTGVEKESDGSIVLSTSSFTIDDSKLVGIGG; this is encoded by the coding sequence ATGGATATCAGTGGAATAACATATAATCCTGACGCTCAGCAAGTTAAGATTGTTGATGCCAATTATGATAATTCGAAAATGTCACAGGAGGATTTTCTTAAAGTTCTCCTTGCAGACCTTCAATGGCAGGATCCTCTGCAGGCGGAGGACATTTCAGATTTTATAGATAATACGGTGAAGCTTGAAGAACTTCAGACTTACGATGACTTTGAAACGAGCGTTAAGCAATTGCTGGAAGCAAACCAATCCAATGCGCTTTTGACGGCCTCTTCTCTTATTGGAAAAGTAGTTAAGTATGAAGGTAATAGAACATATATTGAAGGTGGCTCCGGCTATGCTGAAATTAAACTTGATTCGGCGGCCGATACCGTTAAGGTAAATATTCTCGACTCAGCCGGTAACGTTGTTGATTCTGAGACGCTATACAACCTTCAGGGTGGCGTTTCATATCCAATTTCTATTGATAATCCTTCCCTTCCTGATGGTTATTACACGGTTAGCGTTGAGGCTACATCAGGCGGTAATCCGGTAGATGCAACGGTAATAAGTCAGGCTCTTGTTACGGGTGTTGAGAAGGAAAGTGACGGCTCAATCGTTTTGAGCACTTCTTCATTTACGATAGATGATTCTAAACTTGTAGGAATAGGAGGGTGA
- the fliF gene encoding flagellar basal-body MS-ring/collar protein FliF — protein sequence MNSEEIKNKFSEVVSKYANIKGLAILIGSLALISFLSIAVVKMASNVDYAVLYTHLSPDDAGNILTVLQEEHIPYKVEGNGSIILVPKDKVYDVRLKLAAKGLPSGKIVGFEIFDEPKLGITQFQEHIEYLRALEGELEKTIQQIDAVWSDKVNIALPKESVFVRETEEPKASVILRLWPGKDLTKEQVKAIVFLVSHAVPGLKPQNVTVVDNRGRVLSDMLEEDNTTDSNKELAIKKELERDIERKVESILSKALGSNRVIARATVEIETGKLEKQSEIYDPDMTAVVSERKIQESEKGVEEKPSGVPGSGTNVPPVISNGGNGTVKSSREKKDVTTNYDVSKTVEKTVAPIFVVKRISVGVLIDGRYKKVKGKDGKEKEEFFPRTPEELKTYENLVKSVIGYDEKRGDKVTVVSVPFEVPPPEENIVTGKVFPVIPVAIGGGVAFLLLAGTLFLVLKRKKRAPEAMPAVQSAAVKAYGEAIQTAEEKMEKERKEIESFDIKSEPSYIKILEITKEHPELIAELLREWLGEKQNA from the coding sequence GTGAATTCGGAAGAGATTAAGAATAAATTTTCGGAAGTTGTGTCGAAGTATGCAAATATAAAGGGGCTTGCCATTCTTATTGGAAGCCTTGCCCTTATTTCTTTTCTTTCAATTGCTGTTGTTAAAATGGCTTCAAATGTTGATTATGCTGTTCTCTATACCCATTTGAGTCCCGATGACGCGGGCAATATTCTCACAGTCCTTCAGGAAGAGCACATTCCGTATAAGGTTGAGGGTAACGGAAGTATTATTCTTGTTCCAAAGGACAAGGTTTACGATGTGAGACTTAAACTTGCCGCTAAAGGGCTTCCTTCTGGAAAGATAGTCGGGTTTGAAATATTTGATGAACCGAAACTTGGAATAACCCAGTTTCAGGAACACATAGAGTATCTTCGTGCCCTTGAAGGTGAACTTGAGAAGACAATTCAGCAGATAGATGCCGTCTGGAGTGATAAAGTCAACATTGCTCTTCCAAAAGAGTCCGTTTTTGTAAGAGAAACTGAAGAGCCAAAAGCTTCCGTTATTTTGAGGCTCTGGCCCGGGAAAGATCTTACAAAAGAGCAGGTTAAAGCTATTGTTTTTCTCGTTTCTCATGCCGTTCCCGGATTGAAACCGCAGAACGTTACTGTTGTGGATAACAGAGGACGTGTTCTTTCCGACATGCTTGAAGAAGATAACACCACTGATTCAAATAAAGAACTTGCAATAAAGAAAGAGCTTGAGAGGGATATTGAGAGGAAGGTTGAATCTATACTTTCAAAAGCCCTTGGTTCAAACAGAGTTATTGCACGTGCTACCGTCGAGATAGAGACAGGAAAGTTAGAGAAGCAGTCTGAAATCTACGATCCGGATATGACTGCTGTTGTTAGTGAAAGAAAGATTCAAGAAAGTGAAAAAGGTGTAGAAGAGAAACCTTCAGGTGTTCCGGGTAGTGGAACGAACGTTCCGCCGGTTATAAGCAACGGTGGTAATGGAACCGTAAAAAGCAGCAGAGAGAAAAAGGATGTTACCACTAACTATGATGTTTCAAAAACCGTTGAGAAAACGGTTGCTCCTATCTTTGTTGTTAAAAGGATAAGTGTTGGTGTTCTTATAGATGGTCGGTACAAGAAGGTTAAAGGAAAGGACGGAAAGGAAAAAGAGGAGTTTTTCCCAAGAACGCCAGAGGAGCTTAAAACCTATGAAAATCTTGTCAAAAGCGTAATAGGTTACGACGAGAAACGGGGAGATAAAGTCACGGTTGTAAGTGTTCCGTTTGAAGTACCGCCACCAGAGGAAAATATTGTGACCGGTAAAGTTTTTCCGGTAATTCCTGTGGCTATCGGTGGTGGTGTTGCATTTCTTCTCCTTGCAGGTACTCTATTCTTAGTATTAAAGAGGAAAAAGCGAGCACCTGAAGCAATGCCTGCCGTTCAATCTGCAGCGGTAAAAGCTTACGGTGAAGCCATCCAGACGGCTGAAGAGAAGATGGAAAAAGAGAGAAAAGAGATAGAAAGCTTTGATATAAAGTCGGAACCTTCCTATATAAAAATTCTTGAAATAACAAAGGAACATCCCGAGCTTATAGCGGAGCTTTTAAGAGAATGGCTTGGGGAGAAACAGAATGCTTAA
- a CDS encoding flagellar hook protein FlgE has product MLQSFYTAFTGLNAEKNWLSVISDNIANVNTVGYKAERAVFEDLLASSLTTYSNGSPINREIGGGVFVGATVKDFSQGTFMNTNNPLDMALDGEGFFMVRSNDGVTYYTRNGQFRLDANGDLINMLGMKVQGWMLDDVGNMSGSIGSINIPMSMQPAKTTYVKMKEPSNLDSRAPVLPAAAFNPTDSTTYNYVNSVTVYDSLGNPHTLDLYFVHTDAATNSWDVHVYADGDTTTEVGSTTLTFDSDGNLTGGSPTTVSVVLTNGATSPMNISLQFDGMRQVASDFIFYAEQDGNSKGDLMAVSVSEDGIIKASYTNGKVKDIARLAIATFKDKEILTRKGSWLYLPNQQTFTPVIMPGGVISKIRSGMLEMSNVDIASEFINLITAQRAYQANARVITTDDQILQETMNIKR; this is encoded by the coding sequence ATGCTACAGTCATTCTATACGGCTTTTACAGGATTAAATGCTGAAAAGAACTGGCTTTCAGTTATTTCAGATAACATAGCTAATGTAAACACGGTGGGATATAAAGCGGAAAGGGCAGTTTTTGAAGATTTACTTGCGAGCAGCCTTACAACTTACAGCAATGGTTCTCCAATAAATAGAGAAATTGGTGGTGGTGTTTTTGTTGGTGCAACTGTCAAAGATTTTTCTCAAGGAACCTTTATGAACACCAACAATCCTCTTGATATGGCTCTTGATGGTGAAGGCTTCTTTATGGTAAGGTCTAACGACGGTGTTACATACTACACAAGGAATGGTCAGTTCAGGCTTGATGCAAATGGTGATCTTATAAATATGCTCGGTATGAAAGTTCAGGGATGGATGCTTGATGATGTTGGAAATATGTCGGGTTCAATTGGAAGCATCAACATACCTATGAGTATGCAGCCTGCAAAAACCACCTACGTAAAGATGAAAGAACCGAGCAATCTTGACTCAAGAGCACCTGTTCTGCCTGCTGCTGCTTTTAATCCGACAGATTCAACGACCTATAACTATGTAAACTCTGTAACTGTTTACGATTCTCTTGGCAATCCTCATACGCTTGATCTTTACTTCGTTCATACAGATGCGGCGACAAACTCCTGGGATGTCCATGTTTATGCTGACGGAGATACGACTACAGAGGTAGGAAGCACCACTCTTACGTTTGACAGTGACGGTAACTTAACCGGCGGTTCACCCACAACAGTCTCCGTGGTGCTTACGAACGGTGCTACCAGTCCCATGAATATAAGTCTTCAGTTTGACGGTATGAGACAGGTTGCTTCAGACTTCATATTCTATGCAGAACAGGACGGAAACAGCAAAGGCGATCTGATGGCCGTTTCTGTAAGTGAGGATGGTATCATAAAAGCCTCTTACACTAACGGTAAAGTTAAAGATATTGCGAGGCTTGCAATAGCCACATTTAAAGATAAGGAGATTCTCACCAGGAAGGGAAGCTGGCTATACCTTCCCAACCAGCAGACCTTTACGCCGGTTATCATGCCAGGTGGTGTTATTTCCAAGATAAGAAGTGGGATGCTTGAGATGTCAAACGTTGACATAGCTTCTGAGTTTATTAATCTTATTACTGCCCAGAGAGCCTACCAGGCAAATGCAAGAGTGATAACGACTGATGACCAGATTCTTCAGGAAACGATGAACATTAAGAGGTAA
- the fliE gene encoding flagellar hook-basal body complex protein FliE, which translates to MMKVENDAVFNVLPAVSDKKLDKKSGFEEIFENFIRDVNNDLKAASEAERKLMDGNVQNFEELLYTISKSELSLRLLVEIKNKALESYQEIMRMQV; encoded by the coding sequence ATGATGAAAGTAGAAAACGACGCGGTTTTTAATGTACTTCCTGCAGTATCAGATAAAAAGTTAGATAAAAAGAGCGGGTTTGAGGAGATATTTGAAAACTTTATAAGAGATGTTAACAATGATTTGAAAGCTGCTTCTGAAGCTGAAAGAAAGCTGATGGATGGTAATGTTCAGAATTTTGAGGAGCTTTTATATACCATATCTAAATCAGAATTATCCCTGAGGTTGCTTGTTGAGATTAAAAACAAGGCACTTGAAAGCTATCAGGAGATAATGAGAATGCAGGTTTAA
- a CDS encoding FliI/YscN family ATPase, producing MKERLRNLPQYRIIGKVTGVKGPLIESALPKVCLGDFCTIDGKVEAEVVGFKDGRTLLMAYSDTTGISAGSKIEPKPGSVKIGVSRELLGTVIDPFGKPLNRDRITYTDFTYLQGESINPLKRDRIREPLDLGIRSINALLTVGKGQRIGIFSGAGVGKSTLLGMIARYTAADVNVIVLVGERGREVREFIEDNLGEEGLKKSVVVVATSDQPPLAKIRAVLTGCAIAEYFSSQNNDVLLLLDSLTRLAMAQREIGLTVGEPPTTKGYVPSVFSLLSKVIERAGNFAGQGSITGIYTVLVEGDEIALDPVADAAVGFLDGHIVLSRTLANRRIFPAIDILKSISRLTPQLVPEEVLRWQSFFIDLEATYRESQDMINLGLYKKGTNPKIDLAMAVHNKMEEFMKQRIEERVSLEESLSSLKSLIEYIGNEGGKYGYQWNNI from the coding sequence TTGAAAGAGAGATTAAGAAATCTTCCTCAGTATAGGATTATTGGAAAGGTAACAGGCGTAAAGGGACCTTTGATAGAGAGTGCTCTTCCAAAGGTTTGTCTTGGTGATTTTTGCACGATAGATGGTAAAGTAGAGGCAGAGGTTGTTGGATTTAAAGACGGCAGAACGCTTCTCATGGCGTATTCAGACACCACCGGAATTAGTGCAGGAAGTAAAATAGAGCCAAAGCCAGGTTCCGTTAAAATTGGTGTTTCCAGGGAACTTCTTGGGACAGTTATAGATCCATTTGGAAAGCCTCTTAATAGAGATAGGATTACCTATACTGACTTTACCTACCTTCAAGGGGAATCTATAAATCCTCTCAAAAGGGATAGAATCCGTGAGCCGTTAGATTTAGGCATTCGCAGTATTAATGCTCTTCTTACGGTTGGGAAAGGCCAGCGTATAGGTATCTTTTCAGGTGCCGGTGTTGGAAAAAGTACCCTTTTAGGAATGATTGCTCGCTACACGGCAGCGGATGTTAATGTTATTGTTTTAGTTGGTGAGCGGGGTAGAGAGGTAAGGGAATTTATAGAGGATAACCTGGGCGAGGAAGGTCTTAAAAAGTCTGTGGTTGTTGTCGCAACGTCGGATCAGCCGCCCTTAGCAAAGATAAGAGCTGTTCTTACAGGTTGTGCCATTGCAGAGTATTTCTCTTCTCAAAATAACGATGTTCTTCTTCTCCTTGATTCTCTGACGAGACTTGCCATGGCACAGAGGGAAATTGGCCTAACTGTTGGAGAACCACCGACAACCAAGGGTTACGTTCCTTCAGTCTTTTCCCTCCTTTCAAAAGTTATAGAGAGGGCAGGGAATTTTGCCGGACAGGGAAGTATAACGGGAATCTACACAGTTTTAGTTGAAGGAGATGAGATTGCGCTTGATCCTGTAGCTGATGCAGCGGTTGGTTTTCTTGATGGTCACATAGTCCTTTCCAGGACTCTTGCAAATAGAAGAATTTTTCCGGCAATAGATATATTAAAGAGCATAAGCCGTTTAACACCTCAACTTGTACCTGAAGAGGTTTTAAGGTGGCAGTCCTTTTTTATTGACCTTGAAGCAACTTACAGAGAGAGTCAGGATATGATAAATCTTGGTCTTTATAAAAAGGGGACAAATCCAAAGATTGATCTTGCGATGGCTGTTCATAATAAGATGGAAGAGTTTATGAAGCAACGGATAGAAGAGAGAGTTTCCCTTGAGGAGAGCTTGTCCTCTTTGAAATCTTTGATAGAATATATAGGTAACGAAGGGGGAAAGTATGGATATCAGTGGAATAACATATAA
- the fliP gene encoding flagellar type III secretion system pore protein FliP (The bacterial flagellar biogenesis protein FliP forms a type III secretion system (T3SS)-type pore required for flagellar assembly.), which yields MKKILTCSLFVLMVPAAAHGETLQNIVSNLGNLDVNLKIILLLTILTLAPAILITVTAFTRIVIILSLLRNALGTPQTPPNQVVIALSLFLTFFVMQPVFKQIDEVAIQPYMKKEITDVEAIKRSMQPIKEFMLKNTRKEDLKLFINLSGKEVKSPDELSMITLIPAFMISEIKTAFIVVFVIYLPFIVIDMLVASILMSMGMMMIPPMMLSLPFKLILFVLADGWELLVKAIVGSYR from the coding sequence ATGAAGAAGATTCTGACATGTAGTTTGTTCGTTCTAATGGTTCCTGCCGCTGCACACGGGGAGACTCTTCAAAACATTGTGTCTAATTTGGGAAATTTAGATGTTAATTTGAAAATTATTCTGCTTTTGACAATTCTTACTCTTGCACCGGCTATCCTTATAACTGTTACAGCTTTTACCCGTATCGTCATAATTCTTTCCCTTTTAAGGAACGCTCTTGGAACACCTCAAACACCGCCAAATCAGGTGGTTATCGCCCTTTCTTTATTTTTAACCTTTTTCGTTATGCAGCCAGTTTTTAAGCAAATAGACGAGGTGGCGATTCAACCTTACATGAAAAAAGAGATAACAGATGTTGAAGCTATAAAACGGTCGATGCAACCTATTAAAGAGTTTATGCTTAAGAATACCAGAAAGGAGGATCTTAAGCTTTTTATAAATCTGTCTGGAAAAGAGGTTAAATCACCCGATGAGCTTTCCATGATCACTCTTATTCCTGCTTTCATGATAAGCGAGATAAAAACGGCTTTCATAGTTGTGTTTGTGATATACCTGCCGTTTATCGTTATAGATATGTTGGTTGCAAGCATTCTCATGTCGATGGGTATGATGATGATTCCACCGATGATGTTATCACTTCCTTTTAAATTGATACTTTTTGTTCTTGCCGACGGGTGGGAGCTTTTGGTTAAAGCAATTGTCGGGAGTTATCGATGA
- the flgC gene encoding flagellar basal body rod protein FlgC produces MLFKGLEISLTGMEAERIRMDIASSNLANANSIDPETKQPYIRKVPVFETLLTSDGKVPLEEVRVKKIVYDNSPFREKYDPSSPLADKTGYVKLPNVDPVKEMVDMISAMRAYEANLTAFNTHKNMLTSSLEILRV; encoded by the coding sequence GTGCTTTTTAAAGGTCTTGAAATATCATTAACTGGAATGGAAGCAGAAAGAATTCGTATGGATATTGCTTCAAGTAATCTTGCAAATGCAAATTCAATAGATCCAGAAACAAAACAGCCATACATAAGAAAAGTCCCTGTTTTTGAGACGCTGCTCACCTCTGACGGTAAAGTTCCCCTTGAAGAAGTCAGGGTTAAAAAGATAGTTTACGATAATTCGCCGTTTAGAGAAAAGTATGATCCTTCCAGTCCACTTGCGGATAAAACGGGATATGTAAAACTTCCAAATGTTGACCCTGTGAAAGAGATGGTTGATATGATTTCTGCAATGAGAGCCTATGAGGCAAATTTAACAGCTTTTAATACTCATAAAAATATGTTAACTTCAAGTCTTGAAATCCTCAGAGTTTAA
- a CDS encoding FliM/FliN family flagellar motor switch protein produces MIKIEDLKDITLDLSVEVGKTVKPFGYLLKLKEGDIIPLDKTMEEFLSIKINGQRFGVGELIVVNDKFGVKVIDLD; encoded by the coding sequence ATGATAAAGATAGAAGATTTGAAAGACATTACCCTTGATCTGTCTGTTGAGGTTGGGAAAACGGTAAAACCTTTCGGATATCTTTTGAAGCTTAAAGAGGGGGATATTATCCCCCTTGATAAAACGATGGAGGAGTTTCTCTCAATAAAAATAAACGGGCAGCGGTTTGGTGTTGGTGAGCTTATCGTTGTAAATGATAAGTTTGGCGTTAAGGTGATAGACCTTGATTGA
- the fliQ gene encoding flagellar biosynthesis protein FliQ: MTIDQAITVGHSMLKVTLLVGTPVLLITFVVGLVISIFQAATQIHEMTLTFIPKILAAIIALFIFGSWMMVKLVDYTKENFNLIASLLK; encoded by the coding sequence ATGACGATAGATCAGGCTATAACGGTTGGTCACAGCATGTTGAAAGTTACCCTCCTTGTGGGAACACCGGTTCTGCTTATCACATTTGTTGTTGGTCTGGTTATAAGCATTTTTCAAGCTGCCACTCAGATTCATGAAATGACGCTTACCTTTATCCCCAAAATTCTTGCTGCGATTATTGCTCTTTTTATTTTTGGAAGCTGGATGATGGTGAAGCTTGTTGATTACACTAAAGAAAACTTTAACCTGATTGCGTCGCTGCTGAAATGA
- the flgB gene encoding flagellar basal body rod protein FlgB, with translation MSELWGKTDAISETAAYYLERSKVIQSNIANADTPGYVPKDLKFEKCLDKETLKLKTTDPKHIEPEPCDKAQFKVVELNKIAGYDKNRVNVDEELGKLAETAIMYKTMVQSLHVELAKLKISITGR, from the coding sequence ATGAGTGAGCTGTGGGGAAAAACGGATGCTATTTCAGAAACGGCTGCTTACTACCTTGAACGTTCAAAAGTGATACAGAGCAACATAGCCAATGCTGATACACCGGGGTATGTGCCGAAGGATCTAAAATTCGAAAAATGCCTGGATAAAGAAACGTTAAAATTAAAGACAACAGATCCAAAACACATAGAACCTGAGCCGTGCGATAAGGCACAGTTTAAGGTAGTGGAACTTAATAAAATTGCCGGTTACGATAAAAACAGGGTGAACGTTGATGAGGAATTGGGTAAACTGGCAGAAACCGCTATCATGTATAAAACGATGGTTCAAAGTTTACATGTGGAACTTGCAAAATTAAAAATAAGCATCACGGGGAGGTAA